TTCGCCAACTGGTGAAAAATATCTGTTGAGCACAGCTTTGTAAGTGGTACATTCTGAGCCGACAATCATGTTTTTTTCGACCAGAACCTTTCCAACAATTGAGTCATTCACCTGAGACACGGATTTTTGAATGAAAACCCTGGACTTTGACAATCTTAACTGCTGTTAGAGAGTTGTTTGGAGCAAACTTTCCACACAGTGAAATCCAAACAATTCTTATGTGCCGTAGCGGACTTCCGACTTTTCACCCTTTCAAATTTCAAAAAAGCATTTTTGCATTCCTTAATCAAGGACCTGTGTCTGATCCTTTGCTGAAGACTTTATCGCGAGTCTTTTGAATGAATACGATGACACTTCCTTGAGAACACCAGTTTGAAACTGTGAAGCGAGACTCTATTTTGACAACCTGAAGTATAGAATTCACAACCGGAGACATAATCCGGAGGAGGATACCCATGCATCGTTTTTCGTTTCGAAAGTTTTTGTTTGCAAGTTTGACCCTGCTATTGATTGCTTCAACTTTGTTGATTCCAACACCCCAAATTAACGCGGCTGACCACGGTGATGCCCCTTTGCCTGATGAAGATCGCTCCTGCGATATCAATGACGTCTATGCATTTCTGGATCCCAATGACAATACCAAGCTGGTAATTGCCGTCACGATTCAAGGCTTTATCGTTCCTGGCGAGGCGGTCAATTTCGGCGCTTTTGATCAAAATGTCCGCTACCGGTTTGCCCTTGAAACCAGCGGTGATGTGAAGGCAGATCAATTCTTTGATCTGCGGTTTACTGAACGCCGAACCAGTGGTTCTGAACCCCAAACCGCCACGATTACCCTGCCCGGCAACCGGACCTTCCAGGCGCTTACAACACCTGCCAGTCTCAGCCCAACGGCACCTGAACCACGGGTAACAACTGATCCAGCCACGGGCATTTCATTCTTTGGCGGTGTGGTTGATGATCCGTTTACCTTTGACATTCCAGGGTTTAACCGTTTTGTGGCTTCAGTAACGTCAGGGAACCCCAATCCTGATGCCTTAAAGCGTGGGCGCGATAGTTTTGCCGGTTACAACACGCTTGGGATTGCCCTCAGCATTCCGCTGTCATTTCTTAAAGCCACTGGAAAAGACATCGGAGTTACTTTTTTCTCACAGCGCCAAACGAAGATGACCTTCAAAAATGGTGGCTATGTGGGCAAAGGTGACTT
This sequence is a window from Acidobacteriota bacterium. Protein-coding genes within it:
- a CDS encoding DUF4331 family protein, translating into MHRFSFRKFLFASLTLLLIASTLLIPTPQINAADHGDAPLPDEDRSCDINDVYAFLDPNDNTKLVIAVTIQGFIVPGEAVNFGAFDQNVRYRFALETSGDVKADQFFDLRFTERRTSGSEPQTATITLPGNRTFQALTTPASLSPTAPEPRVTTDPATGISFFGGVVDDPFTFDIPGFNRFVASVTSGNPNPDALKRGRDSFAGYNTLGIALSIPLSFLKATGKDIGVTFFSQRQTKMTFKNGGYVGKGDFVTIDRMGNPAVNVALIPFPKKNSYNFGTPEDDARATFAPDIINSLKALGTTEENINILASVVLQRGDYLRVDPAKPNRGTGGGNNPEAAYPNGRRLVDDTVDTILFFIANQNVLSDNANVNDVPFRDAFPFFGASQQPREPGVVDDNTRN